A region of the Thamnophis elegans isolate rThaEle1 chromosome 1, rThaEle1.pri, whole genome shotgun sequence genome:
gagaaatttgttaagcgagttttgaccaattttatgacttttcttgccacatttgttaagtgattcacatgaccaaggggatgctgcaacgatcgtgtgaaaagtggtcataagtcaccttttccagcgccgctgtaactttgaacggttactaagcgaactgttgcaagtcgaggactacctgtactacatcAGACTTGTTCAGTGAACGGACTACTCGCATAATAAAGTCCAAGTAGTCTACCGAAGACACAATCCTGCAACGGCAGGATGCACGACTCGCATCACGTCCATTTCCAAGTTTGGTTCGAGGCGGGAACCTATCAAGACGTCCCTCGCTCAAAAGGGCTGGTCGGGAACCCGCTGTCCCAGCTCGCTACTTTCGATACATCTCTAAACCCAGTGcttttgctccctccctctctcctggcCAGCCCACGGCTCACCTTGAGATTAGCCTTTAACCCCGCCGACTTGGCCAGGCACTGCAATTCGCTGTATTTGAGCGCCTCCAACTGAGACGATGAGAGGACCTCCATGACTGGCACGTAGACGTCCAACACTCAATTCCCTCTTCGCGGAGACACTGAACTTCAACCGCCAAGCGCCTCTTCGGTCCCGCCTCTATTTTCAAACCTCCCAATCGTGGCGAGGTCTCTGCGCATCCCTTTCTGGTAAAGCCAATCAGATCCCAGGATGAAAACGGGGCGGTTTTGTTTGCCCAGAAACCTGGCCGAAAGCTTCAGTGCTCGAATTCCCGCAATTCGATTAGGTAAAAGCGAAAGACGAACAGGCGTCTTCTGCAATGAGCGAGGAGAGGGCGGGGCGGACCTTGCTAACCACTTCACACGAGCTCAAGGGGATGCCAATCAGCGCAGTAAGAAGGCGGGAGTTATATTTGAATCGTTGGTGGGAGGCCGTGATGTCTGTACGGAAGAAACTGCGGCTTCTGTTTGAGGAGCCCCAGGTGGGCGGCACAATCACGGTAGAGCGGCCCGAACCCGTGACGTGGCCCAGTTGCCAAGCCCAGCGAGGCGCACCGAAGCAGGGGAGCCGCGGGGAGCCAGTCCCGGGCGCTCGGGGACTCAGGCTGGAGGACTGCATGGTCTATCAATGCCGGCGCTGCCGGGTCGTATTAGGAGACTCGCTCCACTTGTGCGCGCAGGAGGAGAAGCTCCgcctttttgtttgtttcagtgAGTTGGTCGGATGTTTTGAATAAACACACTAAAGTCGAACTGCCAGGCGGTGCGAATCGGCGAAGTTTCGAGGGGCACCGAAACTTAGGCAGGAAAATGCGAATCGATCTGCTCCAAGGATGCCTATGGGGCTCTCGCTGGCTAGGACATACACGTGTTGTGCTTGTTAAGTATGAAACGGTCCCGAAAGTGGAAGGGTGTGTGTGTAAGAGCAAAACATCGTACTTGATTTAGACGCGTTTTCCTCTAATTAATTAGCATAGTGATTTGTTCGTCACTTTTGCACCTGTAGAATTTGGCTAAGCGCTGAGCCTTGAAACCGATTTTCTCAGAAATTTGCTATGATTATGTTCAGTAATGTGAACTGAGGTGTGGCATATTTGGCACTCGTAGCCAAAGAAGCGGCTGATCTATGCATTCCAAAGTGTTTGTTTAGTTATTTGACCATTTCACCGTCATCGTAAATGACAAGAATCGTGGAATTTCAACTGTATAACTTCTTGGGTCACAATACTGAGACTGATTGCATCCTTCGGATCAAAACAATAGGCCCTTAATGTGATAATAGAACTCCCATAAATTTTAGGGGGTAAatataaatacttgtattttgaACACTTGATGGATGAGCGACAAACAGTCTTGCCTACCCTACTTTAATTATTTAGAATTTAAATTTAGGGCATTCCAAACAAAGGATTCTAAATCAAATCTTTTTCTCCTTAGATAGACATGCATGTTTTATTTCATACACATGCTTATTCTAAAGGAGATCCTTACACTAATTCAAAGAGATTAGTTGGGTAATGTGTAACTGCACTGATTATTACAACTTAGTATTTGGTTCATATATTTTGATTCTTTGATTTTAGCTTGATACATAATCCATTATACATTTATTCATTCAGTTTGTATAGCTGCTGATTTCTGAGTCGCCAATGAACAATCATCTAAATACTTAACCAGTtaaacacaatataaaaataattaaaaagaaacagtAGCGCCCCAAAGATAGGATAACCCATAGGTATCAACATAACAAGAAAAGGGAGCCCTCCAAATACTCAGGACCTCAggctcaagccaagtttcaaggTCTTCCAAAAGACCAGTAGGTTCAGGCCATCTGAATCTCAGGAAGAAGTATGTTACAGAGGACAGGTACTACCAGAGAAAGGTTATATCTCCTATTTCCCACCAGCTGACATTATTTGGCGGACAGAATCTGGAGCATGTTCAACCTGCATGTATAGATGGACTGGATTGAATAGGTAGATACAACTGGGAGAAAATAATCCCACAGGTAGCCtagtcccaagccatgaagggctttaaaggtgacagccATCTGTTAGATGAGATCTCTGAACCACTGAACAAAATCTTTCAGAGCTCTTGAGCCcaggggaactaccagaggactggaaaagagttgttgtggtttcaattttcaaaaaggggggaaaaaagagtctCCAGAAAGCTACAGACCAATCGACTTGCTATCAATACCTGgggaaatcctggaaaagataatcaaacaagCAGATTTGTGAGCACCTTAGAAATGAACAAGGTCATTACCAGATGTCAGCATAGGTTTGTTAAAAACATGTCACACCAAATAAACcttattgccttctttgataaagtgactcaATTAGTGGACCAAGGAAATAGAATCAATatagtatacttagacttcagtaaaGTATTTGATAAAGAGGAGCACAGCCTACTTGGTAAGATagaatgtgggatagacagtatcaccaccagatgaaGTCGTAGTTGGCTGACCAGCCACACTCAggtgtgtagtcctcaatggacttacatctacatggagagaaacaTGCAGTGGGGTACCTCTGTCTTGGACCCAGTGCTGTTCAATAGCTTCATAAAAGACCTAGATGAGGGAATTGAAAGGGTGCTCATCAAATTGTGGATGTTACTAGGCTGGGGGGAATGGCTAACACTTGGAAGATAGATCGAGGTTTGGaatgatcttgacagatttgagtattgggccctatccaacaatgCATTCCAGTAGTGAAAAAAGCAAGGTCTTCACTTAGGAAAAACCAGGTGCACAGGATAGACAATACCTGGGTCAACTGTTGTACCTGTGAGAGGACTACTGCACTACCATAGTGAGTCCACATTTGGAATACCATtatgatacttttaaaaaatgttgcagGCCCAGATAGAGTGGagagaagggcaacaaaataAGTGTTTGGAGCTAAATCATGCCATGAATAGCTAAGAGAACTAGATATGTTTAGCCTAACAAAGCGAAGGCTTAATGGAAACCTTGCAGCAGTCTTCACTTGAATACTTGAAGGGTTgccacagaggagggggtcaatttattcttcatagcacctgagggcaggacaagaagcaaagggtgaaAGCTCATCAGAGAGAACCTACCTGGAAAGGCCTTTCAATACATTTGGAAGGGGAAGTTTATTCAGGTATAGGGACAGCGTATGACATCCAAAGGTCATGTGGTATATGTGTGTCATCTACCAATAGCTATCTCTTTTCTTGCAACACAAGAGGCTAGAAAGATTGTGGGCTGTTTTGTTTGATTGGGTTTTGttttaggtttgtttttttttgcaaaatcaaaAAATATAGTTGCCTAAACTAAGAAGTAAAAGTTTTGGAAACCTTTTTATTGCTAATAGCAAGACATAAGGTTGGTCAATTCTCACTACAAAAATGATCCCCAAAAGTGGATTCTCCACTTGTGGGAAACActaagacaaaaaaaatatgtttgtattGCTGATATTCCAGTGCTGCCCTTATTTTCTACAGAGGTCACAAACAATGTTGTTGTGGAAGACAACTTGATGGTCTGTGTTGAAGGAGACCTCATTGGTTGGTGGGTATCTTTTTGAAAACTTTCCAATGTATACTTGTGATTTCATTAAGTATTTTGAATGCCTGTAAGACAACAATGTAACCTTAAAatacatgcatatttttttaaccaAACACCTCAAAATATGCCAAGAGAAAGCATAGTTGCCTTTACTCTAGAAATTGTCTACCTTTATCATATTTAAAATAACATGCTTAAATTTCAAATGCTCTATCTGACTTTGCATATAGTTTTTTTCCCATAGAACTTATGTAACATATTTCATTGACAGTGTGGTTGctaatattcttcattttttgaaTGTTCATCTCCCCTAGAGTTCATCCTTACCTGGTAACCATTTTTTTATATCATGTCTTCATGAAATTGTCTGTGTCATATCCAGCCAAAAACGGCCATATATGAACATTGTCTTCATCTATTCCACTTTTAAAGTCATATTTTACATATTCAGACATAAATTCTTGCCAAATAGATCTTACCTAGCATTCTTTACTGACAATATGGTTGCTAATATTCTTAATATAACACCACTGCTccatgagctgcattggctgccagtcTGCTTCCAAAtgtaattcaaggtgttggtaatCACCTTCATGGGATGGGTCCAGGTTACTTGAGGGACCATCTCATCTCAAAGGGATGGACTGGCCCCATCCGTGCCAGCAGAAGAGGCATGCTGTGGACCTGTCATCTTGATTATTTCAGCGGGAGGGATTCAGGAAAATGGCCACCTCTGCCATTTCACCTGCTCTATGGAACATCTTGTCCCTGGTATGAGGTGGGCCCTGGCCCTCTGAAAGAACCTAAAAACCTTGCTCTGCCAGTTAACTTAGGGCCCCAGAGGCTAAGTATCACTGTGGAGGTGGTTGATCGATTAACAACTGATCCCTCCCCCCAAATCTTTTAATTGGATTGCAATGTTCTGAATTTTATATTAACTTATGTTTTTAGTTTATAtcgctttttaattttttaatgattGTAAGTGGCTCAAAGTTACCTTGAAGTAAGATGGACGGGCCActgatacattttataaataaataaacaaataatctgGTTTACATTAATCAGCGATGGACATTCTCCCTCTGCTCTGGTGTTGAGATGTGCCCTCCATGGTTGCTATAGTTGCAGGAGACAGTGGCCTGCATCACTGCTTTCTGAAGCACTTGCCAAGCTTGTCAGCTCCTTATAAACATAGGCTTAGTGTTCTAAAGTTAGGTGAGTTTAGCATGTGTCTATAATTCTTGAACTGTTTACTATTTCTGTTGGGTTCCTCATGAAAATTGTTTTTTTGCCAATAATATGATGGGCAGTTCAGTAGAGGTCttggtcagtgcctggaatggaCTCATGGGCATCAACCCATACTCATGGATTTGGCTGGATTATACATCAGCTGTAAAAAGCAAGAGagtaatataaaaaaaacaaaagtccCAAATGAATGAAAATACTACTGATTGATGTTCGATGGTTGCAAATTCATTTACAAGTGCAGAACCAAGAGCTAATACCCATGAGGCTCAAAATACATAGACTGTAAAGATTTATGGAACATAATCTGAAATGTTTAATtgattttatgttttctttttcttccagcaCCTACAACACATTGCGTTGTCAGTCCTGTCAACTAGACATGGGCTTTGTCCTCTATAGTGCAAAGTCACTGGCTTACCTGCGAGGCCTCTTCTGTCTTTTTAAGGACAAAATCACATGGTTAGTATTCTTCAAATGCATATTGAATTATGTTGGTATATATGTATTAATGTAAAGGGTAACCTCCTGACTGATATAAAATATGGTCAAGTTTAGATACACAATTGAAGTCTTTGATAAAAGGTATCTAGAATGCTTACGATCTGATGTATTTCAAAAAGGCCACCATCTTGCTTGTTTTGGCTGTTAGTATCATGTATATGCAATCTTTGGctgttatttcaaaatatttagttATTCTGtaccaaaataatttttttcaatgttCATCTCACCAAGATCATCCTTAACTGGTCATAATTTTTTGATGTCATGTGCTTAGAAAGTTGTTCCTCATCCCATATCCAACCCCAAACAGACTTATATAAAAATTGTCTTTAGCTGTTCAAATTTTAAAGTTATATTTTGCACCAGATTCAGATTTTCCAATAGAACCTATCTAGCATACTTCACTGATAACATAGTTGCTAATATGAATGGACCTGGGTTACTTTAGTCAGCTATGGATATACTTCTGCTCTGGCCATATGGCTGCAGGAAAGACAGAGGCACCAGCCTGCAGCACTAGACATTTGTCTAGAACAGTGATTCCTAACCGTTTTTTGGGCATGCcctacctaagcatctctaaaatcctgatgacagcccccccccccccgccccatgcatataattcttactttactcaaaaagtgaactctattcacacagaggaagcctaaaaggacaCTAACAACATTCAAATTGGAAGATTCAAAttgtccccattaaaaatcaaattgcccccctgtggggcatgggcccctTGTGGGGAACCACTGGTCCAGAAATAGGAGTAGAATTCTCTAAAGTTCTGATCCTGTACTGTGTAGTTTAAACCATCACTGGATGCCTTACATCAggatatcaaacttgatttcattgagggccgcagcagggttgtgtttgaccttgaaggGCTGGGGTGGTGGTaatgtgtgggcgtggccagggtgggcatttGACCACAGGGTCAAGATGctattttcccttctttctttccacggTTCTTTACTATAACCATTTTCCTATCTCTTGTACAAGATATTACTAGCAAACATTTATTATTCTTCATACTCcactaaactttttatttctaaatttatacctCATTGTTTAATAGTAAACTGCTTTTCCAGGCAGAAAGGCTAATAATAAAAATTCAGTAGCATAAATAACATGATAAAACAGCACAGGTAAATTTCCAGGATAGTAAATAGAAATGGCTGTCAATTATAGATTGTTGATGGTAGATTAAATGGATCTACTGTCAATTTGCaaagcattcctgacctgctctcgagttgccataggcaggggtaTGGAAAAACTGAGCCTCACAGCTTCATGGAGGACCTTGCatttcagtcaaaacaaagcacattccagTGGCAACGTCAAGGTCATCTCCAGGGGGACCCACAGTGGCTGGAGGGAGGGATTTCTACAACCCACAAAATTGCTTCAttgggaatgtgactgatgacacttCTTGTGGGCGGGAGGAAGCAGGGTCAGAGCCAAGGCGCAAATTAAGTGAGATCAGAGTTGGATTCACTTGGTTTGTgccgacatgaagctcctaataaataactggatttattttgaatttaatGGTTAAGCACTGTAaactgtttattttctttttaatgagtcaatattaaaatatttttaacattggTTTTAGTTACTTGCTACAAACTACCGCTACAGTAGAAGCTTCAAAAGTAACCTGTCCTGTTGTGAGCCTAAAGGAACATGTAGCGAAAGTAAGTGTTTTCTGGCtttagtttttttaaatctatagcTGTAGAAATtggaatttatttaatttatatttatactatgctttatatttatatgatttatatttatactaTAAGGAATGAAAAAAGATTATAGTAGAAAATATACAAGGCACTCTGTCCTCTATTTAGTTTCTTTGGGTTTTGCCACGAGCAATAATAGACCAGAAACGTCAGCATTAAAAAAATAGGGTGGAAAGATTATGCTACAGTGGATCGCAAATGTCATGGATCATATTGGAACAGACCAGGCTTAACTAGCTAATGGTGACTTCATGGCAAATTCTAATATATAACTGTTTACTTTTCCATGCAATGTCCACTATCTAAAGATTCTTGTAGAACTATAATATGAATCATAATTTTAGTTCAGGATTGGAAAGCCTATGGGGTTGAAGTGCTATGGCAATTTTTTACCCAAATGGAGCAGAGTTTATTGTCTCCCACCCCAAATTAAAGACTGGTTCCAATGGtttaaggatggaaggaagaatgaagaacTCTCACTTCCTTTCCCAATGTTCTAGTAACATTACTTCAGTGAGTGACCCTAGAAAAGTAGATGACTGAATTGCGTTCCTCTCAGATGTTGCTCAGCTGTGCTTCTTCAGTTTAATTAATTAGTATTTGACACTAAAATTCTCATATTGCTATATTATGCGGTTGAATACTGAAGGTATTAAAAGAAAGAATCCCATTTCTGCAGTATTGCTTATATGAATATTTTTAAGTTACAACATAACACTGGTCACTTTAGAAATATTTGTAAACAGTCAAATTGCTTGATATTCTGTACtatattctttttacacttaGTTCTTTGTTTGTAGTTAAAAAAGAGTCTTGTACAAGTTCATATGCGCATGGAATTGCTAATTAAGAAACTAGAAGAATTCAGTCAACAAAGGATTACATGTGAGGAGAGCTGTAAAGGAAGACCATATGGATATACAAATTGAAAGCTGAACAGTTAACTTTTTAGAGTTGCCTATCTCAACTAATAGTTTTACAATAACTTGGGTTTGTAActgaaaatttaaattaatatgGCTTTAGAATGGCAAATTGGTAATACACAATTGTTTCCTTTTCTAGCACGCTCAAGGGCATATAGTATTTGTGCATGAATAATTATCCCAAATCATTTAACTTCTACATGTAAATATTTCTATTTACTCTAACAAAAATCTTTAAACATTGTATAACTGCCCTAAGATTGCATTGGAAACTGGATAGTCTagctgaaaaaaataaacatttacttTGTACATTCCTTTAAGTTATCTTGTTTTTTTACATTTGAGAAAGATATGTTCTCAGGACTCAGCTATAAATTGTGGACAGTAACATTAAAATTGATCAaaaagtgaaacattttaaattctAGATTAACATTTTACCAGAAACATTTTAATTATCAAACTACCAAAAGTAACAATTTTTGAGGAAATAACCCTTTTTAATTATGGGCAAACCATTACAAAGTCACTAATGTGCATTGTAATGTGTTCGTTATGTTTTCCTTTTTGTCAGAAGGCTTACAGCCAGAAAATTCAATTTCCTGGTTATTGTACTTTCAAGATTGAAATATAGGCTGCCGTGGATGTAGTATGTTTTTTCAGCAAGTATGCATAGGATTTATAtccataaaatataaaaagtttctTTTTAGTCAatcaatttaccgtatttttgggagtataagacacaccaagattttggagaggcaaattttaaaaaaaagtttttgcactctgcagacctcccaaaaacggccgtTTTTGGCAAAAGCAAAagttgtttttggcaaaaaaagaaaagaaaaaaggaatgcatagtctttaggaggcttgtagatgCTCCtggggaccgggggggggggggggggggcaaaaactgcctgttttttgctcatttctgccctctccagcccccaggaagcctcctaaaggctatgcatggccatttttgcaaagggggcgggatttcaggaggccaaaaatgctgtattcagtttataagatgcacccagattttcagccttttttgagggaaaagatgtgttttatactccaaaaaatacagtagtcaaTAGTAACAAATGCTTAAGAGATTTTTCTGCAGAACCCCCTGAGGCAATTACTTCTTGCTGCTTAGTTTGGAAGTAGAAACTGTTACTCCAATGAACAAGAATATAGGAGCTGTGATTAATTGTAATGATTACATGCAAGAATTCCAACAAGTACCTTTACATGTGTATCTTTAGATATCCAATTTTTGGTAACAAACTGTTCTTTCTGTGATCATCCAGAAGCTTGTCTTTGTGAACAGCACTCTGTAACTGTTCATGCTTTTGATAATCATCAGTCTTTACTTCAGGTTAATACTCACACTAGGAATAACATTTCTGTACTTGTGCAGAGAACAAGCACAAGAACCGTCCTGTTGGTGGGGCAGAACAAGAACTTCTGAcacaagaacattttaaaatatacagtggggcaaaaaagtatttagtcagtcACCAATTGTgtaagttctcccacttaaaaagatgagagaggcctgtaatcataggtagacctctactatgagagacaaaatgagaaaacaaatgcagacaatcacattgtctgatttggaaagaatctttttgcaaattatggtggaaaataaatatttggtcaatatcaaaagttcatctcaatactttgttatatatcctttgttggcagacagaggtcaaacgttgtctgtaagtcttcacaaggttggcacacactgttgctggtatgttggctcattcctccatgcagatctcctctagagcagtgatgttttggggctgttgctcagcaacacggactttcaactccctccaaaggtttctatggggttgagatctggagactggctaggccactccaggatcttgaaatgcttcttacgaagccactccttcgttgcccgggcggtgtgtttgggatcactgtcctgctgaaagacccagccacatttccttttcaatgcccttgctaatggaaggaggtttgcactcaaaaatctcacgatacatggccccattcattctttcctgtacatggatcagtcgtcctggtccctttgcagagaaacagccccaaagcatgttGTTGCCACCCccatgcttcacagtaggtatggtgttctttagatgcaactcagcattctctctcctccaaacatgatgagttgtgtttctaccaaacagttctactttggtttcatctgaccatatgacattctcccaatcctcttctggaccATCCAAATggtctctagcaaacttcagacgggcctggacgtgtactggcttaagcagggggacacgtctggcactttaggatctgagtccctggcggcgtagtgtgttactgatggtagcctttgttacattgctcccagctctctgcaggtcattcactaggtttccccgtgtggttctgggatttttgttcaccgttcttgtgatcattttgatcccacggggtgagatcttgtgtggagccccagatcgagggagattatcagtggtcttgtatgtcttccattttctaattattgctcccagagttgatttcttcacaccaagctgcttgcctattgcagattcagtcttcccagcctggtggaAGTCTACAATTTTGTCTCTGGTGTCCtttgacagctctttggtcttcaccatagtggagtttggagtgtgactgttttgaggttgtggacaggtgtcttttatactgctaacaagttcaaacaggagccattaatacaggtaatgagtggaggacagaggagcgtcttaaagaagaaattacaggtctgtgagagccagaaatcttgcttgtttgtaggtgaccaaatacttattttccaccataatttgcaaaacaattctttccaaatcagacaatgtgattgtctggatttgttttctcattttgtctctcatagttgaggtctacctatgatgtcaattacaggcctctctcatctttttaagtgggagaacttgcacaattggtggctgactaaatacttttttgccccacagtACAACTCAATGATTCTTTAACATAAGCACCTTCCCTTATATACTGAAGGGAAAGTGAAGTGGTACAAGAGAATTTTGTACATTTAACTGTTTCTAGAAAGAAATGACACAGACATTTCAGTGCATTCTCAGCTCATGCTGCTTTATTGCTAAAAAATTATACACAGGTGCAGAGTTTCAAAGCTCATTTTTGAGCAATTATTGTTTACAGTGTCAAAAAATACATTTAAcacattctttcccttccccaaatATGCATAGATATAAAAGCAAGCTGCCATCTGGAAAATATTAGGTATATACATAGACAAACTGTTCACATTGATAATGTATATAAAGGAGATGATGATACTCTTATATTTTCTTATCCAGATGACTTTATCTGTTAGTAAAAGGCATAGCTATCTGCCAATAATTTTGTAGGTTATCTTCAATTTTTGCTATCAATTCTTCCCAGTTTTAAAACACcagaataacattttattttttttaaaaaggatatccATTTAGGAGCCCAGTCTTAAATTCTACTCTTTATAGTTGAAACACCTGCAAACAATCTACAACAGAAGTCAACTTTGAAAGGAAAAATTTAGAAATGAGAAACTGTTCATTTCACTTGTTACAGTGGTTTGCAAGACTTCAATTGTAACTTCAATAGGTCTACCGGTAGTAATATAAAATTACTGATTACTGGCAACACTTGTGCAAAAATATGGTTGGAAATGTGTATAACTGGGAAAATTACAAACCCCAAAATGCACAACTATGCCTTAACAAATATTCACACCTAGAAAAAAGGTCAAACTTTGAGATACACTAGTACTCAGATAAGCTAAGACTGCCTTTTTGCAAACTAGTGCAATCTAAAGATTCAAACTCAAGATTTCTTTTTCGCATATCTTAATAGGAAAAATATGTGCAAACACAGACTCTGCTGCAACAGCTATGCTGCTATAATATTTCTAGTATCTACACATGTTCTGCTGCACCAATTGTTCAAACTTGAGTCTTATCAATCCTctgaatcaggggtgtcaaacttgatttcattgagggccgcatcagggttgtgtttgacctcagggttgggggtgggtggggccagtggTGGGCACAGCCCCCGACctctgcttttgctggcagagagctgcaggctGGAAACGGGGTGACCCCCCCCAAGCTAGTTTTTGCTTGCAGAgacactgcgggctggtcctttggtGTTTGCAGACAAGCCCACTAAGCACCCCATGAGCTGCATCCAgccctcaggccttgagtttgacaccactgctctagatgatCAAAAAAGCTACACCTTATTTACAGCTTGAATGAAGAGTTAAATATCTCCAGTTTTCATAATATAAGTTATCATTATTGCTGGTTTAAAACCAGTTCATTTTAATCCAGCTGCCaaagtggtggtgggggaaacTGAAAAGCTACACCTGTTTTAGAAAGAATTAATACCTGAAAAGTATGGACAGCTTACTCATTTTAATTACTCATTGTTTTTTAGCTGCAACAGGCTCTGGCTAAATTTACTATCTCTACTTAAAAATAACCACAAGCCCTAAACTGCTTAGATCATTTTTATTGCCCCATTTGGGATTTATATATTCCCTTTTTTGTGCTCTGAAACTCTGCACCTTTTTTTGTTTGTACAACTGCAGCAACCAAGAAACCCAA
Encoded here:
- the OIP5 gene encoding protein Mis18-beta encodes the protein MSVRKKLRLLFEEPQVGGTITVERPEPVTWPSCQAQRGAPKQGSRGEPVPGARGLRLEDCMVYQCRRCRVVLGDSLHLCAQEEKLRLFVCFKVTNNVVVEDNLMVCVEGDLIGCTYNTLRCQSCQLDMGFVLYSAKSLAYLRGLFCLFKDKITCYLLQTTATVEASKVTCPVVSLKEHVAKLKKSLVQVHMRMELLIKKLEEFSQQRITCEESCKGRPYGYTN